CGAGCTTCGAGAGTGCGACGGGGCCCTCGTACTCGTCGCCGTGGTTGCCGCCCGTGAGCAGCACGGTGGGACCTGCGCCACACTTGACGACCGTGATCGGGATCATGATCGCGCCCCACGCGGAATCGTCGCGTGAGTACGGCAGCTTCAGGAACCCGTGCTGCTCTCCATCCGCGTCGAAGTCGACGGTTGGCGTGATTGGGGAAGCGCGCATCGCGTCACTCCTTGACGAACAGCTTGCGCGGCGTGTTGCAGAAGGTCTCGACGCCCGTTTCCGTGATCAGAATGCTCTCCGTGATTTCGAGGCCCCAGTCGTCGAGCCACAAGCCCGGCATGAAGTGGAAGGTCATGCCGGGTTCGAGGACGGTCTTGTCCCCCGGGCGCAGGCTCATGGTTCGCTCGCCCCAATCAGGCGGATAGCTCGCGCCGATCGGGTAGCCGCAGCGGCTGTCCTTCTCGATGCCCGATTTGCGCAGCACCGCGAAGAATGCGTTGGCGATGTCCTCGCAGTGATTGCCCGGCTTCGCGGCCGCGAGCCCCGCCTCGATGCCTTCGACGACCGCCCGCTCCGCATCGATAAAATGCTTTGGCGGCTTACCGAGATAAACCGTGCGCGATTGCGGGCAGTGATAGCGCTTGAAGCACCCGGCAATCTCGAAGAACGTGCCCGCATTCGTGGTAAACGGGGAGTCGTCCCAGGTCAGGTGCGGCGCCGCGGCATCCGAGCCCGTCGGAAGCAGCGGCACGATCGCCGGATAGTCACCGCCATAGCCTTCGACACCGGTAATGCCGGCCGAATAGATCTCGGCCACGAGATCGTTCTTCTTCATTCCGGGCTCGACCACGTCGACGATACGCGCGTGCATCTTCTCGACGATTTTCGCGGCGATGCGCATGTATTCGATCTCGCGCGGCGACTTCACCGCGCGCTGCCAATTGACGAGGCCCGTCGCATCGACCCACTTGGCACCGGGCAGATGCTGCTGCAGCGAACGGAATGCCGCCGCGCTGAAGTAGTAGTTGTCGAGTTCGACGCCGATGCGCAGCGGCCCCCAGCCGAAGGCCGAGATGACTTCTTGCGACAGGAAGTCCATCGGATGCCGAAGCGGCGACTGAACGTAATGATCGGGGTAACCGACGATGCGGTCGTGTTGCATGAAAACCGTGCGCTTCG
The sequence above is a segment of the Trinickia acidisoli genome. Coding sequences within it:
- the doeA gene encoding ectoine hydrolase DoeA (DoeA (degradation of ectoine A) is also called EutD (ectoine utilization D).), whose amino-acid sequence is MSVQMEQRAGSAHPEPRLAFERSEYAARILRTRRAMEQAGIDLLIVSDPTNMAWLTGYDGWSFYVHQCVLLPMDGDPVWFGRGQDANGAKRTVFMQHDRIVGYPDHYVQSPLRHPMDFLSQEVISAFGWGPLRIGVELDNYYFSAAAFRSLQQHLPGAKWVDATGLVNWQRAVKSPREIEYMRIAAKIVEKMHARIVDVVEPGMKKNDLVAEIYSAGITGVEGYGGDYPAIVPLLPTGSDAAAPHLTWDDSPFTTNAGTFFEIAGCFKRYHCPQSRTVYLGKPPKHFIDAERAVVEGIEAGLAAAKPGNHCEDIANAFFAVLRKSGIEKDSRCGYPIGASYPPDWGERTMSLRPGDKTVLEPGMTFHFMPGLWLDDWGLEITESILITETGVETFCNTPRKLFVKE